A genome region from Proteus vulgaris includes the following:
- a CDS encoding phosphoethanolamine transferase → MSRLTHYALLFFLSMAPAILGGSTLHIEQKIYIVLIGWLLMLICSGIYRSVFGKIITFTISALWSLNLSISLFFYREHDSTFSSSIAETFINTNGSETVGMLSYNKYYVLFYVCVFTIYYFLIHKAASVSNLKTTKKSMIAFIILIALIPIYKSLALRSDNNSKLLAEYTLLNTPFYNAAALVRTFHENRQIRRIASQKVEFQYTKNSDNTEVYILILGESVRRDHLGIYGYQHNTTPNLMKEKSNLILFNKVYSPAPVTILSVPISLSNIGLEQLQDKNHYADNIVSLANHAGFKTYWLSNQGEGNQKTSVISVIANMAQNKKWNEFIGYDEELLPYLDKALNEPSTQKKLIILHTYGSHEPACNRFPSQYLKKFTQEDDDNCYDSSIAYTDKLINDIIERVKDKPATVLYFADHALQRLDKNREVRYHHGVNTPRKEAYDIPLFIWYSPSSIKPIINNDVLNKPYSTVNNYWLLSSWLGIEHHSPQKCHSPLNECYRPKASITVIDGNKNLLNYNNLRSEQQEPQ, encoded by the coding sequence ATGTCTAGGTTAACTCATTACGCACTTTTATTTTTCTTATCTATGGCACCGGCAATATTGGGTGGTTCAACGCTGCATATAGAACAAAAAATCTATATTGTACTTATTGGTTGGCTACTTATGCTGATATGTAGTGGCATTTATCGTTCTGTTTTTGGGAAAATAATAACCTTTACTATTAGTGCACTATGGTCTTTAAACCTCTCTATTTCTCTCTTTTTCTATCGTGAGCACGATAGTACCTTTTCATCATCCATTGCTGAAACTTTTATTAATACTAACGGCAGCGAAACTGTCGGTATGCTCTCTTATAATAAGTATTATGTTTTATTTTATGTATGTGTTTTTACTATTTACTATTTTCTCATCCATAAAGCGGCTAGCGTCTCTAATCTAAAAACAACAAAAAAAAGTATGATTGCCTTTATTATATTAATAGCACTCATTCCAATTTATAAAAGCTTGGCATTAAGAAGCGATAATAACAGTAAATTACTTGCAGAATATACCCTTCTAAATACACCTTTTTATAATGCAGCAGCACTTGTCCGAACCTTTCACGAAAATCGCCAAATTAGAAGAATTGCCTCTCAGAAAGTTGAGTTTCAATATACTAAAAATAGTGATAATACAGAAGTTTATATCCTTATTCTTGGAGAATCAGTGCGTAGAGATCATCTAGGAATTTATGGCTATCAGCACAATACAACACCTAATCTAATGAAAGAAAAGAGTAATCTTATTCTATTCAATAAAGTGTATTCTCCAGCACCAGTAACCATTCTTTCTGTACCAATTTCACTCTCAAATATAGGGTTAGAACAATTACAAGATAAAAATCATTACGCTGACAATATTGTTTCCCTCGCAAATCATGCTGGATTTAAAACATATTGGCTAAGTAACCAAGGTGAAGGCAATCAAAAAACCAGTGTTATTTCTGTCATTGCTAATATGGCCCAAAATAAAAAGTGGAATGAATTTATCGGTTATGATGAGGAGCTACTACCTTATTTAGATAAAGCTCTCAATGAGCCATCTACACAGAAAAAATTAATCATCTTACATACATATGGTAGTCATGAGCCGGCCTGTAATCGATTTCCAAGTCAGTATTTGAAAAAGTTTACACAAGAAGATGATGATAACTGCTATGACAGCTCTATCGCATATACAGATAAATTAATTAATGACATCATCGAGAGAGTGAAAGATAAACCAGCCACTGTTCTCTACTTTGCAGATCACGCTTTACAGCGTCTCGATAAAAATAGAGAGGTTCGTTATCATCATGGTGTCAATACACCACGAAAAGAAGCGTATGACATCCCCTTGTTCATTTGGTATAGCCCATCATCTATTAAACCTATTATCAATAATGACGTTTTAAATAAGCCTTATTCTACGGTAAATAACTATTGGTTACTCAGTAGTTGGCTTGGAATAGAACATCATTCTCCTCAAAAATGTCACTCACCATTAAATGAGTGCTATCGTCCGAAAGCATCAATCACCGTTATTGATGGTAATAAAAATTTGTTAAATTATAATAACTTGAGATCAGAGCAACAAGAGCCACAATAA
- a CDS encoding cation acetate symporter produces MRKLLYAISLFFLSSTVAYATAITEGGEKQPMNIQAIIMFLIFVGLTLYITYWASKRTRSRADYYTAGGKITGFQNGMAIAGDFMSAASFLGISALVYTSGYDGLIYSIGFLIGWPIILFIIAERLRNLGRYTFADVVSYRLSPKPIRTLSAIGSLVVVALYLIAQMVGAGKLIELLFGLNYHIAVVLVGILMVLYVLFGGMLATTWVQIIKAILLLAGASFMAVMVMKTVDFNFNTLFKEAVSVHSKGSSIMSPGGLVSDPISALSLGLALMFGTAGLPHIIMRFFTVSDAKEARKSVFYATGFIGYFYILTFIIGFGAILLVSPNPMFKDAAGALIGGTNMAAVHLADAVGGNFFLGFISAVAFATILAVVAGLTLAGASAVSHDLYANVIKNGHADERQELKVSKITVVILGIVAIGLGILFEKQNIAFMVGLAFSIAASCNFPIILLSMYWKGLTTRGAVAGGWSGLLVAVMLMILGPTIWVSILGHEKPIYPYEYPALFSIIIAFVVSWLFSITDKSSLGEQEKAKFQAQFIRSQIGLGIEQGKQH; encoded by the coding sequence ATGAGAAAGTTACTCTACGCAATAAGCTTATTTTTTCTCTCTTCAACGGTTGCTTACGCTACCGCAATAACAGAAGGAGGAGAGAAACAACCTATGAATATTCAGGCCATCATTATGTTCCTAATATTTGTAGGATTAACACTTTACATCACTTATTGGGCTTCTAAACGTACACGCTCTCGTGCTGATTACTATACTGCTGGAGGAAAAATTACTGGCTTTCAAAACGGGATGGCAATCGCAGGTGACTTTATGTCTGCCGCATCGTTTTTAGGGATCTCTGCACTGGTTTATACCTCAGGTTATGATGGGCTTATCTATTCAATTGGATTTCTAATTGGTTGGCCTATCATTCTTTTTATCATTGCTGAACGCTTACGTAATTTAGGGCGTTATACCTTTGCTGATGTTGTCTCTTATCGCTTAAGCCCTAAACCTATAAGAACACTCTCCGCCATTGGATCATTGGTTGTTGTTGCTCTTTATCTGATTGCACAGATGGTAGGTGCTGGAAAATTAATCGAACTCCTCTTCGGCTTAAACTACCATATTGCCGTTGTGCTCGTCGGTATTCTAATGGTGTTATATGTTTTATTTGGGGGCATGTTAGCCACCACTTGGGTTCAAATCATTAAAGCTATCTTATTACTTGCAGGTGCAAGTTTTATGGCTGTTATGGTGATGAAAACTGTCGATTTTAATTTCAATACCTTATTTAAAGAAGCCGTCAGTGTTCACTCAAAAGGATCCTCTATCATGAGTCCTGGTGGGTTGGTTTCTGATCCTATATCTGCTCTCTCTTTAGGTCTTGCTCTCATGTTTGGTACGGCAGGACTTCCTCATATCATCATGCGCTTCTTTACTGTTAGTGATGCAAAAGAAGCCCGTAAGAGTGTTTTCTATGCAACAGGTTTTATCGGTTATTTCTATATTCTTACTTTTATCATTGGTTTCGGCGCTATCTTACTCGTTAGCCCTAATCCTATGTTCAAAGATGCCGCTGGCGCTTTGATTGGTGGAACCAATATGGCGGCAGTTCATTTAGCAGATGCCGTTGGTGGTAATTTCTTCTTAGGCTTTATTTCAGCCGTTGCCTTTGCCACGATTTTAGCGGTTGTTGCAGGACTGACTTTAGCGGGTGCATCTGCGGTCTCACATGATCTCTACGCTAATGTAATTAAAAATGGTCACGCAGATGAAAGACAAGAGCTAAAAGTATCCAAAATTACTGTGGTTATCTTAGGCATTGTCGCTATCGGTTTAGGGATTTTATTTGAAAAGCAAAATATTGCTTTTATGGTAGGGCTAGCGTTCTCAATTGCGGCGAGCTGTAACTTCCCGATCATCTTGTTATCTATGTATTGGAAAGGACTTACAACACGAGGTGCTGTCGCGGGAGGATGGTCTGGGCTATTAGTTGCTGTCATGTTGATGATTTTAGGACCAACAATTTGGGTGAGTATTTTAGGTCATGAAAAACCTATATACCCTTATGAGTATCCAGCATTATTCTCAATAATCATTGCGTTTGTTGTCTCATGGCTTTTCTCTATTACAGATAAATCATCTTTAGGTGAGCAAGAAAAAGCAAAATTCCAAGCACAGTTTATTCGTTCTCAAATAGGTTTAGGTATTGAACAAGGTAAACAGCATTAA
- a CDS encoding LutC/YkgG family protein → MNNNKEAFLSHLASQLGRPLKTNPEVLPVPVNMYPEERLTDLSEEDCYQYFLNTAKLAGSRYELTTQDALSHTLLTLTEKYGEPVILTGDLRLKESGAIDLLSLHCEVQIWDHHLGEKNIELVKRAKVGIVFAEYGLAESGGVVLFSGADKGRSVSLIPETTIFVIKRSTILPRVAQLAEKLHQMAECDIRMPSCINIISGPSCTSDIELIKVVGVHGSLNAIYVVIEDR, encoded by the coding sequence ATGAATAATAACAAAGAAGCTTTTTTATCTCATCTTGCTTCTCAATTAGGTAGACCATTAAAAACTAATCCTGAAGTATTGCCTGTACCCGTTAATATGTATCCTGAAGAACGATTAACTGATCTATCAGAAGAAGATTGCTACCAGTATTTTCTTAACACCGCTAAGTTAGCAGGAAGTCGTTATGAACTTACAACACAAGATGCATTATCTCACACCTTACTTACACTGACTGAGAAGTATGGCGAACCTGTTATTTTAACAGGAGATCTGCGTTTAAAAGAGAGTGGTGCTATCGATTTATTATCACTGCATTGTGAAGTGCAAATTTGGGATCACCATCTCGGTGAAAAAAATATTGAATTAGTTAAGCGGGCTAAGGTTGGAATTGTATTTGCTGAATATGGGCTAGCAGAATCGGGAGGGGTGGTTTTATTTTCAGGGGCAGATAAAGGACGTAGTGTTAGCTTAATACCAGAAACCACGATTTTTGTTATTAAACGCAGTACCATTTTACCCCGAGTTGCACAGTTAGCAGAGAAGCTACATCAAATGGCTGAATGTGATATTAGAATGCCTTCTTGTATTAATATTATCAGTGGTCCTAGTTGTACCTCTGATATTGAGTTAATTAAAGTTGTTGGTGTTCACGGATCTTTAAATGCCATTTATGTTGTAATTGAAGACCGTTAA
- a CDS encoding DUF485 domain-containing protein, producing the protein MNANIYQEIKNNPRFKELVNKRSRFSWTLSIITLVMYVSFILLIAFYPQWLGTPLYEGSYITRGIPIGMGLIVASFLLTGIYVIRANTEFDKLTTEIIEEVEK; encoded by the coding sequence ATGAATGCCAATATTTATCAAGAGATAAAAAACAACCCTCGCTTTAAAGAACTGGTTAATAAACGTAGTCGTTTTTCATGGACACTTTCAATTATTACGCTCGTTATGTATGTCTCATTTATCTTACTTATTGCGTTCTATCCACAATGGTTAGGTACACCACTGTATGAGGGAAGCTACATTACACGAGGTATCCCCATTGGTATGGGATTAATCGTCGCTTCATTTTTATTAACGGGCATTTACGTTATTAGAGCCAATACAGAGTTCGACAAACTTACCACTGAAATTATTGAAGAGGTAGAAAAATGA